Proteins encoded within one genomic window of Acinetobacter sp. WCHA55:
- the atzF gene encoding allophanate hydrolase — MSQNKCIGWTLQEWQTAYLNQDIHLEDLIDYVAQLPQPDHAWISIATTEILSQQIEALKQKADQAADLSKELPLYGIPFAVKDNIDVAGFVTTAACKALTTVAMQDAETIRLLKNAGAIVVGKTNLDQFATGLVGTRSPFGAVSNTFNADYVSGGSSSGSASVVARGLVPFALGTDTAGSGRVPAAFNNIVGLKPTKGRFSNRGLLPACKSLDCISIFALTVTDANIIAQTLEQYDALDSYSRQHPKTAPAKLSGKPHFAIPNKLEFFGDDQAKYAFQLALEQLKVLGAEITEIDFSTFEQLAAQLYQGSWVAERTAAVAELLAQQPEVFDPTVREIIQKGYDFSAVDAYNAEYLKQDLSRKIQDTLAQFDALIVPTSPTIHTLAEMAQSPIGFNSQFGTYTNFTNLADLSALALPAGFRADGLPFGISLIAPAWYDQALIEFGQIWQAHLNLKLGALDRFSAIPTLRHSPSAHHIRVAVVGAHLTGMPLNFQLLTRDAVLVETTLTAEHYALFALNGTIPPKPGLARVSEHGQQIIVEVWDVPTARFGEFVAEIPTPLGMGNVELVDGRWVKGFICEPYGLNDAENISHFGGWRAYIQHRNNSKVEQA; from the coding sequence ATGAGTCAGAACAAATGCATTGGCTGGACACTTCAAGAATGGCAAACTGCTTATCTGAACCAAGATATTCATCTTGAAGATTTAATCGACTATGTAGCGCAATTACCACAACCTGATCATGCATGGATTTCAATTGCTACCACAGAAATACTTTCCCAACAAATTGAAGCCTTAAAGCAAAAAGCAGATCAAGCCGCAGACCTCAGCAAGGAATTGCCTTTATACGGCATTCCGTTTGCAGTGAAAGATAACATCGATGTTGCTGGATTCGTCACCACAGCCGCATGCAAGGCCCTAACAACTGTTGCTATGCAAGATGCGGAAACCATTCGCCTGCTTAAAAATGCAGGGGCAATTGTTGTGGGAAAAACCAATTTAGACCAGTTCGCAACAGGGCTTGTCGGGACACGCTCTCCTTTTGGTGCGGTCAGTAACACGTTTAATGCTGACTATGTCAGTGGAGGTTCTAGCTCTGGTTCAGCAAGTGTGGTTGCTCGAGGCTTAGTCCCCTTTGCACTGGGAACCGACACCGCAGGCTCTGGTCGTGTCCCTGCGGCATTTAATAACATTGTCGGTTTAAAACCCACTAAAGGCCGTTTTTCAAATCGTGGTTTATTACCCGCTTGTAAAAGCTTGGATTGTATTTCAATTTTCGCATTAACAGTAACCGATGCAAACATCATTGCTCAAACCCTCGAACAGTACGATGCACTAGATAGCTACTCCCGCCAGCATCCAAAAACAGCACCAGCTAAACTTTCTGGAAAACCACATTTTGCTATTCCCAATAAACTTGAGTTCTTTGGAGATGACCAAGCTAAGTATGCCTTTCAATTGGCTTTAGAACAGTTAAAAGTTCTCGGTGCTGAAATTACTGAAATTGATTTTTCAACATTTGAACAATTGGCAGCCCAACTTTATCAAGGCTCATGGGTAGCAGAACGCACAGCGGCTGTTGCTGAGTTATTGGCGCAGCAACCCGAGGTTTTCGACCCCACAGTCCGTGAAATTATTCAAAAAGGTTATGATTTTAGTGCAGTCGATGCCTACAACGCAGAGTATTTAAAACAAGACTTAAGCCGAAAAATTCAAGACACTTTAGCTCAATTTGATGCATTGATCGTTCCAACTTCTCCAACTATTCACACTCTTGCAGAAATGGCGCAATCCCCGATTGGCTTTAATTCTCAGTTTGGAACTTATACTAACTTTACCAACCTCGCTGACTTAAGCGCACTCGCATTGCCTGCTGGATTCCGCGCCGACGGCCTACCCTTCGGAATTAGCTTAATTGCACCTGCATGGTATGACCAAGCCCTGATTGAGTTTGGACAAATTTGGCAGGCACATTTGAACTTAAAACTAGGTGCACTCGACCGATTCTCCGCAATTCCAACGTTGCGACACAGTCCTTCTGCACATCACATTCGAGTTGCAGTCGTTGGAGCACACCTGACTGGAATGCCTCTGAATTTCCAACTGCTTACACGTGATGCAGTACTTGTTGAAACCACACTGACCGCTGAGCACTACGCCCTATTTGCATTGAACGGAACAATTCCCCCAAAGCCAGGTCTAGCAAGAGTTTCAGAACACGGCCAACAAATCATTGTAGAGGTTTGGGATGTGCCAACAGCGCGTTTTGGAGAGTTTGTCGCTGAGATTCCAACCCCGCTAGGCATGGGTAATGTCGAACTGGTCGATGGTCGTTGGGTTAAAGGTTTTATTTGTGAGCCTTATGGTTTGAACGATGCTGAAAATATCAGCCATTTTGGTGGTTGGCGCGCCTATATCCAGCACCGTAACAATTCAAAAGTAGAACAAGCTTAG
- the uca gene encoding urea carboxylase, protein MFKTVLIANRGEIAVRAIRTLKKLGMTSVAVYSDSDRYAQHVKDADIAIALEGLKPADTYLSIEKLIQAAQKTGAEAIFPGYGFLSESAEFAEACEKNNIAFMGPTATQILEFGLKHRARELAAAAQVPMTPGTGLLESLEEAISAATEIGYPIMLKSTAGGGGIGLTRCDDEQTLVEAYESVKRLGAQFFKDSGVFLERFVDRARHVEVQIFGDGQGQVVALGERDCSLQRRNQKVVEETPAAHLPEATRQKLHQAAVELGKSVNYRSAGTVEFIYDAARDEFYFLEVNTRLQVEHPVTEMVTGLDLIECMLKVAAGDVLDWTALNNIQPQGAAIEVRIYAEDPVKNFQPSPGVLTEVSFPEHCRVDTWVSTGTEISQYFDPMIAKIIVHADTREQAIDQLKSVLTQTRLNGISTNLDYAHSVISDERFAQMQIWTRLLDDFDYVPNVIEVLQAGTQSSIQDFPGRIGYWDIGVPPSGPMDDYAFQLANQIVGNDASAAGFEFTLQGPSLKFHQDSVIALTGAPCPAQLDDETVAFWQPIHVQAGQVLSLGQVESGCRSYLAVRHGLDVPLYLGSRSTFALGNFGGHAGRVLRAGDMIKLINTAHPNQDAPLATQDPQALSPALIPNYGTEWKIGVLYGPHGAPDFFKPEYIEEFFASEWTVHFNSNRLGVRLSGPTPTWARENGGEAGLHPSNVHDCEYAIGAINFTGDFPVILAKDGPSLGGFVCPVTIAKAELWKVGQLKADDKISFYPLTVEQANALEQQQIERVQNFTHAVLATELTSNNIPQSAILAHLDATDVSPRTVYRQAGDSYILLEYGDNVLDLALRLRVHQLMQLIRTANVTGILELSPGVRSLQIKYDGLTLPQHELIAFLLQLEQQMGDLSQLKIPSRIIHLPMAFEDSATLGAVERYQESVCAKAPWLPNNVDFIQRINGLDSREQVKEIIFNANYLILGLGDVYLTAPCAVPIDPRHRLLSSKYNPARTFTAEGTVGIGGMYMCIYGMDSPGGYQLVGRTLPIWNKFKKNKQFGDKEWFLNFFDQIKYFPVSELELDQWRADFENGQAQIQIEDTEFDYAAYLKLLEDEKDSITAFKAQQQQAFSTEVSLWKESFDQQDHLITEAPDETDYSAYSALNASMTGNIWKILVEQGQIVKKGETIAIIEAMKMELPVYAADDGIVKAIICRAGQTVHSGEPLVYME, encoded by the coding sequence ATGTTTAAAACTGTATTGATTGCAAACCGTGGCGAAATTGCCGTACGCGCAATTCGCACTTTAAAAAAACTGGGGATGACCAGCGTTGCTGTATATTCAGACAGTGACCGTTATGCACAACATGTCAAAGATGCAGATATTGCGATTGCCTTAGAAGGATTAAAACCAGCAGATACTTATTTGAGTATTGAAAAGCTGATTCAAGCAGCACAAAAAACAGGCGCCGAAGCTATTTTCCCTGGTTATGGCTTCTTATCAGAAAGTGCTGAATTTGCAGAGGCTTGTGAAAAAAATAATATTGCTTTTATGGGCCCCACAGCGACACAAATTTTAGAGTTTGGCCTGAAACACCGTGCACGTGAACTTGCCGCCGCAGCTCAGGTTCCCATGACACCAGGTACAGGCTTACTTGAAAGCTTAGAAGAAGCAATTTCTGCAGCTACAGAAATTGGTTATCCCATCATGTTAAAAAGTACCGCAGGTGGCGGAGGGATTGGCCTCACACGCTGTGATGATGAACAGACATTGGTTGAAGCTTATGAAAGTGTCAAACGCTTAGGCGCACAATTTTTCAAAGATTCAGGCGTGTTTTTAGAACGTTTTGTTGACCGCGCGCGCCATGTCGAAGTTCAGATCTTTGGTGATGGTCAAGGTCAAGTGGTTGCACTGGGTGAACGAGATTGCTCACTGCAACGTCGTAACCAAAAAGTGGTGGAGGAAACCCCTGCGGCTCACCTTCCCGAAGCTACACGCCAAAAACTTCACCAAGCGGCAGTTGAACTCGGCAAATCGGTCAATTACCGCAGTGCAGGTACAGTTGAGTTTATTTATGATGCTGCACGAGATGAGTTTTACTTCCTTGAAGTCAATACCCGTCTACAAGTAGAGCACCCTGTTACTGAAATGGTGACGGGCTTAGACCTGATTGAATGCATGCTTAAAGTGGCGGCAGGTGATGTCTTGGATTGGACAGCGCTCAACAATATACAGCCGCAAGGTGCGGCAATTGAAGTGCGGATTTATGCAGAAGATCCTGTTAAGAACTTCCAACCCAGCCCTGGTGTCCTGACCGAGGTTTCATTTCCAGAACACTGTCGCGTCGATACTTGGGTCTCCACAGGAACAGAAATTTCGCAATATTTTGACCCGATGATTGCCAAAATTATCGTACATGCGGATACGCGTGAACAAGCCATTGACCAACTAAAAAGTGTGTTAACCCAAACACGCTTAAATGGCATCAGCACCAACTTGGACTATGCGCATAGCGTGATCTCTGATGAACGCTTCGCACAAATGCAAATTTGGACACGTCTGTTGGATGACTTTGACTACGTGCCGAATGTGATTGAAGTTTTACAGGCTGGTACGCAAAGCTCAATTCAAGACTTTCCAGGACGTATCGGCTACTGGGATATCGGTGTGCCACCTTCAGGTCCAATGGATGACTATGCGTTCCAATTGGCCAATCAAATTGTAGGAAATGATGCTAGTGCGGCTGGTTTCGAATTTACCTTACAAGGGCCAAGTCTGAAGTTCCATCAAGATAGTGTGATTGCGCTCACAGGTGCGCCTTGTCCTGCCCAGTTAGATGATGAAACTGTTGCCTTTTGGCAACCCATTCATGTACAGGCGGGTCAGGTTCTCAGCTTAGGACAGGTCGAGTCTGGTTGCCGTAGCTATTTAGCAGTTCGCCATGGACTCGATGTCCCCCTATACTTGGGGAGTCGCTCTACTTTTGCTTTAGGTAACTTTGGCGGGCATGCAGGACGGGTGCTTCGTGCAGGTGACATGATCAAACTCATTAATACAGCCCATCCTAATCAAGATGCCCCGTTAGCAACACAAGACCCTCAAGCATTATCTCCTGCACTGATTCCAAACTATGGCACCGAATGGAAAATTGGCGTGCTATATGGACCACACGGAGCACCTGATTTTTTTAAACCCGAATATATAGAAGAATTTTTTGCTTCCGAATGGACTGTACACTTTAACTCCAATCGACTGGGTGTCCGTCTATCAGGACCAACACCAACGTGGGCACGTGAAAATGGGGGGGAAGCAGGACTCCACCCATCCAATGTCCATGACTGCGAATATGCCATTGGTGCGATTAACTTTACAGGGGACTTCCCTGTCATTTTGGCCAAAGATGGCCCAAGTCTCGGCGGTTTCGTTTGCCCTGTAACCATTGCTAAAGCTGAACTTTGGAAAGTCGGTCAACTTAAAGCTGACGATAAAATCAGCTTCTATCCGCTAACAGTTGAGCAGGCCAATGCCCTAGAGCAACAGCAAATTGAACGTGTGCAAAATTTCACTCATGCTGTCCTAGCAACTGAACTAACAAGCAATAATATTCCACAATCTGCAATTCTCGCCCATCTAGATGCAACTGATGTGTCTCCACGCACGGTGTACCGCCAAGCGGGTGACAGTTATATTTTATTAGAATATGGTGATAACGTTTTAGACTTGGCACTGCGTTTACGTGTCCACCAATTGATGCAACTGATCCGAACAGCGAATGTGACTGGAATATTGGAGCTGTCTCCTGGTGTGCGCTCACTACAAATTAAATATGATGGTCTCACTCTTCCACAGCATGAGTTGATTGCTTTCTTACTGCAACTCGAACAGCAAATGGGCGATTTAAGCCAACTCAAGATTCCTTCACGGATTATTCATCTACCCATGGCATTTGAAGACAGTGCAACTTTGGGCGCTGTTGAGCGCTATCAAGAAAGTGTTTGCGCTAAAGCACCGTGGTTACCGAACAATGTCGATTTTATTCAGCGTATTAATGGTTTAGATAGTCGTGAACAAGTCAAAGAGATTATTTTCAATGCCAATTATTTGATTTTAGGCCTCGGTGATGTGTACCTTACCGCCCCATGTGCTGTGCCAATTGACCCACGTCATCGCCTCTTAAGTTCAAAATACAATCCAGCACGGACATTTACTGCCGAAGGCACCGTGGGTATTGGCGGGATGTATATGTGTATCTACGGTATGGATTCACCCGGAGGCTACCAATTGGTGGGACGCACTCTACCCATTTGGAATAAATTTAAAAAGAACAAACAGTTTGGCGACAAAGAATGGTTCTTAAATTTCTTCGACCAAATTAAATACTTCCCTGTTTCAGAGTTAGAGCTAGATCAATGGCGTGCTGACTTTGAAAATGGTCAAGCACAGATCCAAATTGAAGACACTGAATTTGACTATGCCGCTTATTTAAAACTACTGGAAGATGAAAAGGACAGTATTACGGCGTTTAAAGCACAGCAACAACAGGCCTTTAGTACTGAGGTCAGCCTATGGAAGGAAAGCTTTGATCAACAAGACCACCTAATCACAGAAGCACCTGATGAAACAGACTATAGCGCCTATTCAGCTCTCAATGCATCTATGACTGGCAATATTTGGAAAATATTAGTGGAACAAGGTCAGATTGTGAAAAAAGGTGAAACCATTGCTATTATTGAAGCTATGAAAATGGAATTACCTGTATATGCAGCAGATGACGGTATTGTCAAAGCCATTATTTGTCGGGCTGGGCAAACCGTTCATAGCGGCGAACCTTTAGTTTATATGGAATAA
- a CDS encoding helix-turn-helix domain-containing protein: MDKVLEIHSDFFTASEANDYLGMHRTHITNLTARGLVQAHRYGNDKYFIRLFKKDDVKKLLEAGYGVRSKQKKS, translated from the coding sequence GTGGATAAGGTATTAGAAATACATAGTGATTTTTTTACAGCTTCAGAAGCAAATGATTATCTTGGTATGCATAGAACTCACATTACTAATTTAACCGCTAGAGGCTTAGTCCAAGCACATCGTTACGGCAATGATAAGTACTTTATAAGACTCTTTAAAAAAGATGATGTTAAAAAATTATTAGAAGCTGGCTATGGTGTTCGGAGTAAGCAAAAAAAATCTTAA
- a CDS encoding IS5 family transposase has translation MKKPTHKIYRTTNWPAYNRALINRGNIAIWFDPKTQWYAEPQGKQGRSQTYSDIAIQCCLMIKSLFRLTLRMVTGFVQSLIKLCGLDWTAPDYSTLCRRQKHIDIAISYQKNSDGLHLLVDSTGLKFLGEGEWKRKKHQSEYRRQWCKLHIGIDARTLQIRAVQLTTNNVSDSQVLGDLLNQIPLDEQIDSVYTDGAYDTKQCRQVIADRQAHAVIPPRKNAKPWKDKKVHSLERNELLRTVKRLGRTLWKKWSGYHQRSLVETKMHCIKLLGDKLSARNFQSQVNEVHARIAILNRFTELGRPHTQVVT, from the coding sequence ATGAAGAAGCCTACACACAAAATCTACCGCACAACCAATTGGCCCGCATATAACCGAGCTCTCATTAATCGTGGGAATATTGCCATTTGGTTCGATCCAAAAACACAATGGTATGCAGAACCTCAAGGCAAACAAGGTCGAAGTCAAACCTACTCCGACATAGCGATTCAATGCTGTTTGATGATCAAATCTCTATTTAGACTTACTTTACGCATGGTCACTGGCTTTGTTCAAAGCTTAATTAAACTTTGTGGATTAGATTGGACAGCACCAGATTACAGTACGCTTTGTAGAAGACAAAAGCATATTGATATTGCAATTAGTTATCAGAAAAACAGTGATGGGCTTCATCTACTCGTAGACTCTACTGGCTTAAAGTTTTTGGGCGAAGGTGAATGGAAACGTAAAAAGCATCAGTCTGAATATCGTCGCCAATGGTGTAAACTTCATATTGGTATAGATGCTAGAACCCTGCAAATACGAGCCGTTCAGCTCACGACCAACAATGTAAGTGATTCACAGGTGCTTGGGGATTTACTCAATCAGATTCCATTGGATGAGCAGATTGACTCCGTATATACCGATGGCGCTTATGACACCAAGCAATGCCGACAGGTCATTGCAGATCGGCAAGCACATGCAGTGATTCCACCTAGAAAAAATGCCAAGCCTTGGAAAGATAAAAAAGTTCATTCGCTAGAGCGAAATGAATTACTTCGCACTGTTAAACGTTTAGGCAGGACACTATGGAAAAAATGGTCGGGCTACCATCAGCGAAGTCTGGTTGAAACCAAGATGCACTGCATCAAATTATTAGGCGATAAACTCAGTGCTAGGAACTTTCAAAGCCAAGTCAACGAGGTACATGCTCGTATAGCCATTTTAAATAGATTTACAGAATTAGGCCGACCTCATACCCAAGTTGTCACTTAA
- a CDS encoding ribonucleotide-diphosphate reductase subunit beta, with amino-acid sequence MSILSWDDFEDDSQKPAAPEHKSAPVEPQKAADPQMVSTAEQPQKNVAAPQSAGTRSVRATDPADPLARASASLETLDVAPGLEELEMGAQRVQVDDKAMINCRADLNQLVPFKYEWAWQKYLDGCANHWMPQEVNMNHDIALWKSENGLTEDERTIVMRSLGFFSTADSLVANNLVLAIYRHITNPECRQYILRQAFEEAIHTHAYQYCIESLGMDEGEVFNMYREVPSVARKAAWGLKYTQSLSDPSFKTGTPENDQILLRNLIAFYCVLEGIFFYCGFSQILSMGRRNKMNGVAEQFQYILRDESMHLNFGIDMINQIKIENPSLWTAEFQEEIVQMILEGTMLEIEYARDTMPRGVLGMNAAMMEEYLKFICNRRLAQLGLPEQFAGVNNPFQWMSEMMDLRKEKNFFETRVTDYQTGGALSW; translated from the coding sequence ATGTCAATCCTAAGTTGGGACGATTTCGAAGATGATTCGCAAAAACCGGCTGCACCTGAACACAAGTCTGCGCCCGTCGAACCGCAAAAAGCGGCTGATCCGCAGATGGTATCTACTGCAGAGCAACCACAGAAGAATGTGGCAGCTCCACAATCCGCTGGAACCCGTTCAGTGCGAGCAACAGATCCAGCCGATCCGTTGGCAAGAGCATCTGCTTCCCTAGAAACTTTGGACGTTGCACCTGGTCTTGAAGAACTTGAGATGGGCGCTCAGCGTGTACAAGTTGATGACAAAGCCATGATTAACTGTCGTGCGGACTTAAACCAACTTGTACCGTTCAAATACGAATGGGCTTGGCAAAAATATCTAGACGGTTGTGCAAACCACTGGATGCCACAAGAAGTAAACATGAACCATGACATCGCGCTTTGGAAGTCTGAAAATGGCTTAACTGAAGACGAACGTACCATTGTTATGCGCTCTCTTGGTTTCTTCTCTACAGCAGACTCATTGGTTGCAAATAACTTGGTATTGGCAATTTACCGTCACATCACCAACCCTGAATGCCGTCAGTACATTTTGCGTCAAGCTTTTGAAGAAGCGATTCATACACATGCTTACCAATACTGTATCGAATCTTTAGGTATGGATGAAGGTGAAGTCTTCAACATGTACCGTGAAGTACCATCAGTCGCGCGTAAAGCAGCTTGGGGCTTAAAATATACACAGTCTTTGAGTGATCCTTCATTCAAAACTGGTACGCCTGAAAACGACCAAATTTTGCTTCGCAACTTAATCGCGTTCTACTGTGTTCTTGAAGGTATCTTCTTCTACTGTGGTTTCAGCCAAATCTTGTCGATGGGCCGTCGTAACAAAATGAATGGTGTTGCTGAGCAATTCCAATACATCTTACGCGATGAGTCTATGCACTTGAACTTTGGTATCGACATGATTAACCAAATTAAGATCGAAAACCCAAGCTTGTGGACTGCTGAGTTCCAAGAAGAAATCGTCCAGATGATTCTTGAAGGTACGATGCTTGAAATCGAATATGCACGTGACACTATGCCACGCGGTGTGTTGGGTATGAATGCTGCGATGATGGAAGAATACTTAAAATTCATCTGTAACCGTCGTTTAGCACAGTTGGGCTTGCCTGAGCAGTTTGCTGGTGTGAACAACCCGTTCCAGTGGATGTCTGAAATGATGGACTTGCGTAAAGAGAAGAACTTCTTCGAAACGCGTGTGACAGATTATCAGACTGGCGGTGCGTTGAGCTGGTAA
- a CDS encoding ribonucleoside-diphosphate reductase subunit alpha, translated as MSVSNSTPGQIQVIKRTGDVASFDAEKISVAIGKAFLAVEGQQSADSSRIHDRISQLTEMVLNTFSRRLPSGGTIHIEEIQDQVELALMRTGEQKVARAYVIYRDQRADARKQAGENHHPTLQITDANGQLQPLDMRKLEATVTKAAEGLEGINVQAIIDETIKNLYNGVKASDIATTMMMATRTRIEQEPNYTYVTARLLRDELVATGLTFLGLSEDTSEGDALETFLKKGIELDLLSPELLNFDLAKLAAAIQPERSNQFTYLGLQTLFDRYFIHSDGVRFELPQLFFMRVSMGLSLNEANREERAIEFYNLLSSFDYMASTPTLFNSGTLRPQLSSCYLTTIDDDLYDIYGAMRDNAMLSKWAGGLGNDWTPVRALNSYIKGTNGKSQGVVPFLKVANDTAVAVNQGGKRKGAVCAYLETWHLDIEEFLELRKNTGDDRRRTHDMNTANWVPDLFMQRVFEDAEWTLFTPSETPDLHDLTGAEFAERYAHYEAIAKETNMLHKKIRAKDLWRKMLSMLFETGHPWITFKDVCNLRSPQQHVGVVHSSNLCTEITLNTSKDEIAVCNLGSINLVQHVQGGVLDREKLSRTVKTAVRMLDNVIDINYYAVPQAKNSNLKHRPVGMGIMGFQDALYEMQLAYGSDAAVDFADESMEVISYYAIQTSSDLALERGTYETFKGSLWDQGILPIDSLDLVAKSRPERMFEVDRTQRLDWDTLRAKVQKDGMRNSNVMAIAPTATISNICGVSQSIEPTFQNLYVKSNLSGEFTVINPYLVRALKDRGLWDSVMVNDLKHFEGSVQKISRIPEELKAIFATAFEVEPRWIVDAASRRQKWIDQAQSLNLYISGANGKKLDLTYKMAWLRGLKTTYYLRALGATSAEKSTINTGALNAVKPATVTAAPVAAVAQEVKPEVVAEDEGFGQAAPVPMACSIDNPDCEACQ; from the coding sequence ATGAGCGTATCGAATTCAACCCCTGGTCAAATTCAGGTGATTAAACGCACTGGAGATGTTGCCAGCTTTGACGCAGAAAAAATCTCTGTTGCCATTGGTAAGGCATTTTTGGCTGTTGAAGGCCAACAAAGTGCTGACTCAAGCCGCATCCACGATCGTATCTCTCAACTTACCGAGATGGTATTAAATACGTTCAGTCGCCGCCTACCTTCTGGCGGTACAATTCACATCGAAGAAATCCAAGACCAAGTTGAACTTGCGCTAATGCGTACAGGTGAACAGAAAGTTGCTCGTGCGTATGTCATCTACCGCGATCAACGTGCTGATGCACGTAAACAAGCAGGTGAAAACCATCATCCGACCTTACAAATTACTGACGCCAATGGTCAGCTTCAACCACTTGACATGCGTAAGCTTGAAGCAACTGTAACAAAAGCGGCTGAAGGTTTAGAAGGCATCAATGTTCAAGCGATCATCGATGAAACAATCAAAAACCTTTACAACGGTGTAAAAGCGTCTGATATCGCAACCACGATGATGATGGCAACACGTACGCGTATCGAACAAGAACCAAACTATACCTACGTGACAGCTCGCCTACTTCGTGATGAATTGGTCGCAACAGGTTTAACTTTCCTTGGCTTGTCTGAAGACACATCTGAAGGCGATGCTTTAGAAACATTCCTGAAGAAAGGTATTGAGCTAGACCTACTTTCACCAGAACTTCTTAACTTTGACCTTGCGAAATTGGCCGCAGCGATTCAACCAGAACGCTCAAACCAATTTACGTACTTAGGTTTACAGACATTATTTGACCGTTACTTCATCCACTCAGATGGCGTACGTTTCGAATTACCACAATTATTCTTCATGCGCGTTTCGATGGGTCTTTCACTCAACGAAGCAAACCGTGAAGAACGTGCAATCGAATTCTATAACTTACTCTCTAGCTTCGATTACATGGCATCTACGCCTACCCTGTTTAACTCAGGTACGCTTCGTCCGCAATTATCAAGCTGTTACTTAACCACCATTGATGATGACCTGTATGACATTTATGGCGCGATGCGTGATAACGCAATGTTGTCTAAATGGGCAGGCGGTTTAGGTAACGACTGGACACCTGTTCGTGCTTTGAACTCGTATATCAAAGGTACAAACGGTAAGTCACAAGGTGTTGTTCCATTCCTTAAAGTGGCGAACGATACTGCTGTCGCGGTTAACCAAGGTGGTAAGCGTAAAGGTGCTGTGTGTGCATACCTTGAAACTTGGCACTTGGACATCGAAGAATTCCTAGAGCTACGTAAAAACACAGGTGATGACCGTCGCCGTACCCACGACATGAACACAGCAAACTGGGTTCCTGATTTATTTATGCAACGTGTTTTTGAAGATGCAGAATGGACACTGTTCACGCCGTCTGAAACACCAGACCTACACGACTTAACAGGTGCAGAATTCGCTGAGCGTTATGCACACTATGAAGCAATTGCAAAAGAAACAAACATGTTGCACAAGAAAATCCGTGCAAAAGATTTGTGGCGCAAAATGCTGTCGATGTTGTTTGAAACTGGTCACCCGTGGATCACATTCAAAGACGTATGTAACTTACGTTCACCACAACAACACGTTGGTGTAGTTCACTCTTCTAACTTGTGTACAGAAATCACATTAAACACAAGCAAAGATGAAATCGCGGTATGTAACTTAGGTTCGATCAACCTTGTACAACACGTTCAAGGTGGTGTGTTAGACCGTGAAAAGCTTTCACGTACAGTAAAAACAGCGGTTCGTATGCTCGATAATGTAATCGACATTAACTACTATGCAGTTCCTCAAGCGAAAAACTCAAACTTGAAACACCGCCCAGTGGGTATGGGTATCATGGGCTTCCAAGATGCGCTGTATGAAATGCAACTGGCTTATGGTTCTGATGCCGCAGTAGACTTCGCTGATGAGTCGATGGAAGTGATCAGCTACTATGCGATCCAAACATCAAGCGATCTCGCACTTGAGCGTGGCACTTACGAGACATTTAAAGGTTCACTGTGGGATCAAGGGATTCTACCAATTGACTCACTTGACCTTGTTGCAAAATCACGTCCTGAGCGTATGTTTGAAGTTGACCGCACTCAACGTTTGGACTGGGACACTTTACGTGCCAAAGTTCAAAAAGACGGTATGCGTAACTCGAACGTGATGGCAATTGCACCGACCGCGACCATTTCAAACATTTGTGGTGTGTCTCAGTCGATTGAGCCTACATTCCAAAACTTATATGTAAAATCGAACCTGTCAGGTGAGTTCACTGTGATCAACCCGTACTTAGTACGTGCGTTGAAAGACCGTGGTCTGTGGGACTCTGTGATGGTAAATGATCTGAAACACTTTGAAGGTTCAGTTCAGAAGATTTCTCGTATTCCTGAAGAGCTTAAAGCCATCTTCGCGACTGCGTTTGAAGTTGAGCCACGCTGGATTGTGGATGCTGCATCACGTCGTCAAAAATGGATTGACCAAGCACAATCATTAAACCTTTACATCTCTGGTGCAAACGGTAAGAAACTGGACTTGACCTATAAAATGGCTTGGTTGCGTGGTTTAAAAACGACGTATTACCTCCGTGCTTTAGGTGCAACATCTGCCGAAAAATCGACCATTAACACGGGTGCCTTGAATGCAGTAAAACCTGCAACTGTAACGGCAGCGCCTGTTGCAGCAGTTGCACAGGAAGTTAAACCAGAAGTGGTTGCTGAAGATGAAGGCTTCGGTCAAGCAGCTCCAGTGCCAATGGCATGTTCAATTGACAATCCAGACTGTGAGGCTTGTCAGTAA